A genome region from Triticum aestivum cultivar Chinese Spring chromosome 2B, IWGSC CS RefSeq v2.1, whole genome shotgun sequence includes the following:
- the LOC123039444 gene encoding pathogenesis-related protein 1-like — MVALQTCKWPHEIESSVAAPRLFRAGVMDWHTLALKLAPHIVASAHPVEGEGGIGSVRQFNFTSAMPFTLMKERLEYLDVEKCKCKSTLVEGGGMGVAIETATSHIKVDPAADGRSIAKVDSTYKLLPGVEDVHIKVWT; from the exons ATGGTCGCGCTGCAAACTTGT AAATGGCCTCATGAAATCGAGTCGTCGGTCGCGGCACCGCGTCTGTTCCGTGCCGGAGTCATGGACTGGCACACTCTGGCACTCAAGCTTGCGCCGCACATCGTCGCCAGTGCCCACCCCGTCGAGGGCGAAGGTGGAATCGGCAGCGTTAG GCAGTTTAACTTTACCTCAG CCATGCCCTTTACCCTGATGAAGGAGAGGCTCGAGTACCTGGACGTGGAGAAGTGCAAGTGCAAGTCGACCCTCGTCGAAGGCGGCGGCATGGGCGTTGCGATTGAAACGGCGACGTCACACATCAAGGTGGATCCGGCGGCCGACGGCAGGAGCATCGCGAAGGTGGACTCAACGTACAAGCTGCTGCCGGGCGTGGAG gaCGTGCACATCAAGGTGTGGACTTGA